The Populus alba chromosome 6, ASM523922v2, whole genome shotgun sequence genome contains a region encoding:
- the LOC118048245 gene encoding uncharacterized protein, protein MANITDRDPELEESFSFSGCYDFNSSFQSIFFDESDDESYIEIALEPSQKNGHGGINYWADEEMELRISFSSSVPFQELSTKKISNEHESAATMSSSPSSTTFTMSSSSPSMESGQRDAQMGSKASPSTCRAQKAIKRKVQFPKVNSFLHMLKPSLTVSSEADDGNGRPATNNHSALVSSSTMKGSKATAMSSNGIVMKFLIKFRTLKIRTLLASFMKSCQGMNSPPEPRNTGTHQKLTNPFDKWFAQASSSSNVYSNNLFGDGERSGVLEMKMDTVRGVVETMSSSSSIGREDRKFRSCPNPTKSSPVHQELSSDDQNHKICAKDNSIQAAIAHCKRSLGPKTV, encoded by the exons ATGGCGAATATCACAGACAGAGATCCAGAGCTAGAAGAGAGTTTCTCCTTCAGTGGCTGCTATGACTTCAACTCATCATTCCAATCAATCTTCTTCGATGAGAGCGACGACGAGTCCTACATTGAAATAGCCCTTGAACCCTCCCAGAAAAATGGTCATGGAGGTATTAATTACTGGGCTGATGAGGAAATGGAGCTACGCATATCATTTTCATCTAGTGTTCCCTTCCAAGAACTCTCCACCAAAAAAATCAGTAATGAGCATGAGTCTGCGGCCACAATGTCATCGTCTCCATCATCAACAACATTCACAATGagctcttcttctccttccatgGAGAGTGGTCAACGGGATGCACAAATGGGGTCCAAGGCTTCTCCTTCTACTTGTAGAGCCCAAAAGGCCATTAAAAGGAAGGTGCAGTTCCCTAAAGTGAACAGTTTTCTCCATATGTTAAAGCCCAGTTTGACGGTATCATCAGAGGCCGATGATGGAAATGGCCGTCCGGCTACCAACAATCATTCGGCGCTTGTAAGCAGCAg CACCATGAAAGGATCAAAGGCAACAGCCATGAGCAGTAATGGGATCGTGATGAAGTTCTTGATCAAATTTCGAACCTTGAAGATTCGAACTCTGCTTGCATCATTTATGAAGTCCTGCCAAGGGATGAACTCCCCCCCGGAGCCGAGGAATACTGGGACACATCAGAAGCTAACGAATCCATTCGATAAATGGTTTGCGCAAGCAAGTAGCAGCAGCAACGTCTACTCAAACAACCTCTTTGGAGACGGTGAGAGGTCAGGAGTATTGGAGATGAAAATGGATACAGTTAGAGGAGTTGTGGAAACGATGAGTAGCAGCAGTAGCATTGGTCGCGAGGACAGAAAGTTCAGAAGTTGCCCAAACCCTACAAAATCCTCCCCAGTTCATCAAGAACTCTCAAGTGATGATCAGAATCATAAAATATGTGCTAAAGATAACTCAATTCAGGCGGCTATTGCTCATTGTAAGAGATCGTTAGGTCCAAAAACTGTCTGA
- the LOC118048244 gene encoding calcium-binding protein CML42, translating into MEAAAAPFTGHKRSSSFSLRCPSLNFLRLRRIFDLFDKNGDGMITIEEISQALSLLGLEADFSDLELTIKSHIKPGSSGLSFEDFVSLHQSLDSSFFGYDNIASEEEAANDIGEQARMRQEESDLSEAFKVFDEDGDGYISARELQVVLGKLGLPEAKEIDRIHQMITSVDRNQDGRVDFFEFKDMMRSVLVRS; encoded by the coding sequence AtggaagcagcagcagcaccctTCACTGGTCACAAGAGAAGCTCCTCCTTTAGTCTCCGTTGCCCCAGTCTCAATTTCCTTCGCCTCCGCCGCATCTTTGATCTTTTCGACAAGAATGGCGATGGCATGATCACCATCGAGGAAATTAGTCAAGCACTCAGTCTTCTTGGCCTCGAGGCTGACTTCTCTGACCTTGAGCTCACCATCAAATCTCACATCAAGCCTGGCAGCTCTGGTCTTTCTTTCGAAGATTTTGTCTCCCTTCATCAATCATTGGACAGCAGTTTCTTTGGTTACGATAATATTGCATCCGAGGAGGAGGCTGCAAATGATATCGGAGAGCAGGCTAGGATGAGACAGGAGGAATCTGATTTGTCAGAGGCATTCAAGGTTTTCGACGAGGATGGGGATGGTTACATATCAGCACGCGAATTGCAAGTCGTGTTGGGGAAGTTGGGATTGCCTGAAGCCAAAGAGATTGACAGAATTCATCAGATGATCACCTCCGTCGACCGTAACCAAGATGGTCGTGTTGATTTCTTTGAATTCAAGGACATGATGAGGAGCGTTCTTGTTAGGAGCTGA
- the LOC118048241 gene encoding cyclin-dependent protein kinase inhibitor SMR11: MDSESCTDKTNKTQDEQASKANVEPSLGPITPDSSKESGDIPLFSVTLVKKLPKVLSFTPKTNRNEDLFDNFSSPRTPQDVVFDPFAPSHEDNALAPQCKKYYDEARAGVACRLNFTSSLRAFRNGSFGDDVEFLSDEEMFESVYESLLEAIVLKQTEGALEEMSKLEWGSNDCTTPPAAPKLTRVPDTCPGAPLKQKGESRIIDLGLCRKLEF, from the coding sequence ATGGATTCTGAATCTTGTACggacaaaacaaacaaaacccaagATGAGCAAGCTAGCAAGGCCAATGTCGAGCCATCTCTAGGTCCAATCACTCCTGATTCTAGCAAAGAGAGTGGGGATATTCCACTCTTTTCAGTCACTTTAGTTAAAAAACTGCCCAAAGTTCTCTCCTTCACTCCTAAAACCAACAGAAATGAGGacctttttgacaattttagcAGCCCACGAACACCCCAGGATGTTGTTTTTGACCCATTCGCTCCGAGTCATGAAGACAACGCCTTGGCTCCTCAGTGTAAGAAATACTACGATGAAGCTAGGGCCGGTGTTGCATGCCGGCTTAATTTTACTTCTTCCCTTAGAGCCTTCAGAAATGGGAGTTTTGGTGATGATGTGgagttcttatcggatgaagAGATGTTTGAATCTGTGTATGAAAGTCTTTTGGAAGCTATTGTTTTGAAGCAAACTGAAGGTGCTCTTGAAGAAATGTCAAAATTGGAATGGGGTTCTAATGATTGCACAACACCTCCTGCAGCTCCTAAACTAACCAGAGTTCCTGATACTTGTCCCGGCGCTCCTTTGAAGCAAAAAGGTGAATCGAGGATTATTGATTTGGGATTATGCAGAAAGCTTGAATTCTAA
- the LOC118048240 gene encoding uncharacterized protein: MMEGRRISAANPRPCSGRRILAAKKRGRSDGFLNSVKKLQRREISSKPDRSFSITNAQERFRNMRLMEEYDTHDPKGHCSVVLPFLMKRTKVIEIIAAQDIIFALAHSGVCAAFSRVTNHRICFLNASPDEVIRSLFYNKNNDSLITVSVYASDNFSSLKCRSTRIEYIRRGNPDAGFALFESESLKWPGFVEFDDVNGKVLTYSAQDSIYKVFDLKNYTMLYSISDKDVQEIKISPGIMLLILNRSSSYVPLKILSIEDGTILKDFHHLLHRNKKVDFIEQFNEKLLVKQENENLQILDVRHAGMREVSRTEFLTPSAFIFLYENQLFLTFRNRTVAVWNFRGELVTSFEDHLLWHPDCNTNNIYITSDQDLIISYCKAESDDQWMEGNAGSINISNILTGKCLAKINATSGSPKDDECCSSTGSSKQSCALMKSTVAEALEDITALFYDEDRNEIYTGNRHGLVHVWSN; this comes from the exons atgatgGAAGGGAGGAGGATATCAGCAGCGAATCCAAGGCCGTGCTCAGGGAGAAGGATATTGGCAGCGAAGAAACGGGGTCGTTCTGATGGGTTCCTAAACAGTGTTAAAAAGCTTCAAAGAAGAGAGATTTCTTCTAAACCAGATCGTTCTTTCAGCATCACCAATGCCCAAGAGAGATTTCGCAATATGCGTTTGATG GAAGAATACGATACTCATGATCCGAAAGGCCATTGTTCAGTGGTACTACCTTTTTTGATGAAGAGAACAAAAGTTATTGAGATTATTGCCGCACAAGACATCATCTTTGCTCTTGCACATTCTGGTGTGTGTGCTGCTTTTAGTAGAG TGACAAATCATAGGATATGTTTTTTGAATGCGAGTCCTGATGAAGTCATTCGAAGCTTGTTctacaataaaaacaatgattCTCTCATCACTGTTTCGGTCTATGCATCAGACAACTTCAGCTCCTTGAAATGCAGATCAACAAGAATTGA GTACATTCGAAGGGGTAATCCAGATGCAGGTTTTGCTCTGTTTGAGTCTGAATCCTTGAAGTGGCCAGGTTTTGTAGAGTTTGATGATGTCAATGGAAAGGTGCTAACATACTCAGCACAAGATAG TATATACAAGGTTTTTGACCTAAAAAACTACACTATGCTGTACTCTATATCAGATAAAGATGTACAAGAAATCAAGATcag TCCAGGCATCatgttattgattttgaataGATCAAGCAGCTATGTTCCtcttaagattttatcaatagaAGATGGCACAATTCTCAAAGATTTCCACCATCTGCTTCATCGAAATAAGAAGGTGGACTTCATTGAGCAATTTAATGAAAAGCTTCTTGTCAAGCAGGAAAATGAGAATCTCCAGATTCTTGAT GTTCGACATGCCGGTATGAGGGAAGTTAGCAGAACTGAGTTCTTGACACCATCAGCATTTATCTTCCTGTACGAAAACCAGTTGTTCTTAACATTCAGAAATAGAACTGTTGCTGTTTGGAATTTTCGTGGAGAGCTTGTTACTTCATTTGAGGATCATCTCTTATGGCATCCTGACTGTAACACAAATAACATATACATAACAAGCGACCAGGATCTTATCATTTCATACTGCAAGGCTGAATCTGACGACCAGTGGATGGAAGGAAATG CTGGTTCTATCAATATCAGCAATATCCTGACAGGAAAATGCCTAGCTAAAATAAACGCTACCAGTGGCAGTCCCAAGGATGATGAGTGCTGCAGCAGTACGGGAAGCTCAAAGCAGAGCTGCGCTCTGATGAAAAGCACAGTTGCAGAGGCTTTAGAAGACATCACTGCCCTTTTCTACGATGAAGATCGCAATGAAATCTACACCGGTAATAGGCATGGTCTAGTTCATGTGTGGTCAAACTAA
- the LOC118048239 gene encoding serine/threonine-protein phosphatase PP1 isozyme 2 — protein MLVDKRREKGRKEEGAGMNGLEGLILRLLEARSDRGKRIQLTEPEIRHLCVTAKQAFLAQPVLLELEAPINICGDIHGQYPDLLRLFEYGGFPPDSNYLFLGDYVDRGKQSIETICLLLAYKIKFPDNFFLLRGNHECASINRIYGFYDECKRRFSVRLWKIFTDCFNCLPVAAVVDDKILCMHGGLSPEMDSLDQIRAIERPVDVPDQGILCDLLWADPDRNIKGWGDNDRGVSYTFGDDKVAEFLKKHDLDLICRAHQVVEDGYEFFADRQLVTIFSAPNYCGEFNNAGAFMWVDASLLCSFQILKPWRGREGHPE, from the exons ATGTTAGTTGATAAAAGGAGGGAGAAGGGAAGGAAGGAAGAAGGGGCTGGAATGAATGGATTGGAAGGGCTTATACTCAGGCTGCTGGAAGCAAGGAGTGATAGAGGGAAACGCATCCAGCTGACTGAACCTGAAATCCGCCACCTTTGTGTCACCGCCAAGCAGGCCTTTCTTGCTCAACCTGTTCTTCTTGAATTGGAAGCTCCGATCAATATCTGTG GTGATATACATGGCCAATATCCAGATCTCTTGCGATTGTTTGAGTATGGTGGGTTTCCACCAGATTCCAATTATCTATTTCTTGGAGACTATGTAGATAGAGGAAAACAAAGTATAGAGACTATATGCCTTCTCCTTGCCTACAAGATCAAGTTCCCAGACAACTTTTTCCTTCTTCGAGGGAACCATGAGTGTGCTTCTATCAACAGAATATATGGATTTTATGATGAGTGCAAGCGTCGTTTCAGTGTCCGTCTATGGAAGATTTTCACAGACTGCTTCAATTGTTTACCGGTGGCTGCAGTTGTCGATGACAAAATCCTCTGCATGCATGGCGGACTCTCACCAGAAATGGATAGCTTGGATCAGATCAGAGCTATAGAAAGGCCAGTAGATGTGCCAGACCAGGGTATTCTGTGTGACCTCCTTTGGGCAGATCCTGATAGAAACATCAAGGGGTGGGGTGATAATGATAGGGGTGTCTCCTACACCTTCGGAGACGATAAGGTCGCCGAGTTCTTAAAGAAACACGACCTCGATCTCATATGCCGAGCTCACCAG GTTGTTGAGGATGGCTATGAATTCTTCGCAGACAGACAGCTGGTTACCATATTCTCAGCACCGAACTACTGTGGAGAGTTCAACAATGCAGGTGCATTCATGTGGGTTGATGCGAGTTTGCTCTGCTCATTTCAGATTCTGAAGCCATGGAGAGGTAGAGAAGGGCATCCTGAATAG
- the LOC118048238 gene encoding cyclin-dependent kinase B1-2 produces MEKYEKLEKVGEGTYGKVYKAKDKVTGQIVALKKTRLEMDEEGVPPTALREVSLLQMLSQSLYVVRLLSVEHVDANSTNSNLDDSDPSKRNHNNNNKSNLYLVFEYLDTDLKKFIDSHRKGANPRPLSPSLIQSFLFQLCKGVAHCHSHGVLHRDLKPQNLLLDQEKGILKIADLGLGRAFTVPLKSYTHEIVTLWYRAPEVLLGSTHYSTGVDMWSVGCIFAEMSRRQALFPGDSEFQQLLHIFRLLGTPTEEQWPGVTALRDWHVYPKWEPQNLARVVPALGPQGVDLLSKMLKYDPAERISAKAAMDHPYFDSLDKSQF; encoded by the exons atggagaagtaTGAGAAACTGGAGAAGGTAGGCGAAGGCACATACGGCAAAGTGTACAAAGCCAAAGACAAAGTAACAGGGCAAATAGTCGCCCTCAAGAAAACACGACTTGAAATGGACGAAGAAGGCGTTCCTCCTACCGCTCTTCGCGAGGTTTCTCTCCTTCAAATGCTCTCTCAATCTCTCTACGTCGTCCGACTCCTCTCCGTCGAACACGTTGACGCCAATAGCACCAACTCCAATCTTGATGACTCCGATCCCTCTAAGcgcaaccacaacaacaacaacaaatccaATCTCTACTTGGTTTTCGAATATCTCGACACGGATCTCAAGAAATTCATCGATTCTCACCGCAAAGGTGCCAACCCTAGGCCTCTCTCGCCTTCGCTGATACAGAGTTTTCTCTTCCAGCTTTGCAAGGGAGTTGCTCACTGTCACAGCCACGGTGTGCTTCACCGCGATCTCAAGCCTCAGAATCTGCTTCTTGATCAGGAGAAAGGGATTCTTAAGATTGCTGATTTGGGATTAGGTCGTGCTTTTACCGTGCCTCTTAAGAGTTATACCCACGAGATTGTTACTCTTTGGTATAGGGCTCCCGAGGTGTTGCTTGGTTCCACTCATTATTCTACTGGCGTCGATATGTGGTCCGTCGGTTGCATCTTCG CTGAAATGTCAAGAAGGCAAGCTCTGTTTCCCGGTGACTCAGAGTTTCAACAGTTGCTTCATATTTTCAG GCTGCTGGGAACACCGACTGAAGAGCAGTGGCCAGGAGTTACTGCTCTCAGAGATTGGCATGTCTATCCGAAATGGGAACCTCAAAACCTTGCACGAGTTGTCCCGGCACTGGGACCTCAAGGGGTGGACCTCTTATCG AAGATGCTCAAGTATGATCCAGCTGAAAGGATCTCGGCCAAAGCAGCCATGGATCACCCCTATTTCGACAGCCTTGACAAGTCTCAATTCTGA
- the LOC118048237 gene encoding 2,3-bisphosphoglycerate-independent phosphoglycerate mutase isoform X1, whose translation MGSAGQNAWKLADHPKLPKGKTIAMVVLDGWGEANPDQYNCIHVADTPTMDSFKTTAPEKWRLIKAHGTAVGLPSEDDMGNSEVGHNALGAGRIFAQGAKLVDLALASGKIYDGEGFNYIKQSFDNGTLHLIGLLSDGGVHSRLDQLQLLLKGAAERGAKRIRVHFLTDGRDVLDGSSIGFVETLEKDLSNLREKAVDAQIASGGGRMYVTMDRYENDWNVVKRGWDAQVLGEAPYKFRSAVEAVKKLREEPKANDQYLPPFVIVDESGNPVGPIKDGDAVVTFNFRADRMTMLAKALEYADFDKFDRVRFPKIHYAGMLQYDGELKLPSQYLVTPPEIERTSGEYLVHNGVRTFACSETVKFGHVTFFWNGNRSGYFNEEMEEYVEIPSDVGITFNVQPKMKALEIAEKARDAILSGKFDQVRVNLPNGDMVGHTGDIEATVVACKSADGAVRMIIDAIEQVGGIYVITADHGNAEDMVKRDKSGKPLLDKSGKLQILTSHTLQPVPIAIGGPGLKAGVRFRNDVPTGGLANVAATVINLHGFEAPNDYEPTLIEVVDN comes from the exons ATGGGGAGCGCAGGACAGAACGCATGGAAATTGGCGGATCATCCTAAGCTTCCAAAGGGAAAGACTATCGCTATGGTGGTTTTGGATGGTTGGGGCGAGGCTAACCCCGATCAGTATAACTGTATCCATGTCGCCGATACTCCTACCATGGATTCCTTCAAAACT ACTGCCCCTGAAAAATGGAGATTGATTAAGGCCCATGGTACTGCTGTTGGGCTTCCAAGTGAGGATGACATGGGCAATAGTGAAGTTGGTCACAACGCTCTTGGTGCTGGTCGCATCTTTGCTCAGGG AGCGAAGCTTGTTGATCTTGCTCTTGCCTCTGGAAAAATCTATGACGGAGAGGGatttaattacattaaacaatctTTCGACAATGGCACATTGCATCTCATTGGACTATTGAGCGATGGTGGAGTTCACTCAAGGCTTGATCAGTTGCag TTGTTGCTGAAAGGTGCTGCTGAACGCGGTGCTAAAAGAATCCGTGTTCACTTTCTTACTGATGGCCGTGATGTTTTAGACGGGTCAAGTATTGGCTTTGTGGAGACTCTTGAGAAAGACCTGTCAAATTTACGTGAGAAAGCTGTTGATGCACAAATTGCATCTGGTGGTGGGCGCATGTATGTCACAATGGACCGCTATGAG AATGATTGGAATGTGGTGAAACGAGGATGGGATGCCCAAGTACTTGGTGAAGCCCCATACAAGTTTAGAAGTGCTGTTGAAGCCGTCAAGAAACTGAGAGAAGAACCCAAGGCGAATGACCAGTACTTACCTCCTTTTGTCATTGTTGATGAGAGTGGAAATCCTGTGGGACCAATTAAGGATGGTGATGCTGTTGTCACTTTCAACTTCCGAGCAGATCGCATGACTATGCTTGCTAAGGCTCTTGAATATGCTGATTTTGACAAATTTGATCGGGTTCGATTCCCTAAAATTCATTATGCTGGAATGCTTCAATATGATGGTGAGTTGAAGCTTCCAAGCCAATACCTCGTTACTCCTCCTGAGATAGAAAGGACATCTGGTGAATACTTGGTGCATAATGGTGTTCGCACCTTTGCTTGCAG TGAGACTGTTAAATTTGGCCATGTCACTTTCTTTTGGAATGGAAATCGTTCTGGTTATTTCAATGAAGAAATGGAGGAATATGTGGAGATTCCAAGTGATGTTGGAATTACATTCAATGTCCAACCTAAGATGAAGGCATTAGAGATTGCTGAAAAGGCAAGGGACGCCATCCTTAGTGGCAAATTTGACCAG GTTCGTGTCAATCTACCAAATGGTGACATGGTGGGACATACAGGAGACATCGAGGCCACTGTAGTGGCATGCAAGTCTGCCGATGGTGCTGTTCGG ATGATCATCGATGCGATAGAGCAAGTTGGTGGAATCTATGTAATTACTGCTGATCATGGCAATGCTGAAGACATGGTTAAGAGGGACAAGTCTGGTAAACCCCTTTTGGATAAAAGTGGCAAACTCCAGATACTCACTTCTCACACTCTTCAACCA GTGCCTATTGCAATTGGAGGCCCTGGATTGAAAGCTGGTGTCAGGTTCCGCAATGATGTTCCCACTGGTGGACTTGCCAATGTAGCAGCAACTGTGATCAATCTTCATGGATTTGAGGCTCCTAACGACTATGAGCCCACCCTCATTGAAGTTGTCGATAACTAG
- the LOC118048237 gene encoding 2,3-bisphosphoglycerate-independent phosphoglycerate mutase isoform X2, producing the protein MGSAGQNAWKLADHPKLPKGKTIAMVVLDGWGEANPDQYNCIHVADTPTMDSFKTTAPEKWRLIKAHGTAVGLPSEDDMGNSEVGHNALGAGRIFAQGAKLVDLALASGKIYDGEGFNYIKQSFDNGTLHLIGLLSDGGVHSRLDQLQLLLKGAAERGAKRIRVHFLTDGRDVLDGSSIGFVETLEKDLSNLREKAVDAQIASGGGRMYVTMDRYENDWNVVKRGWDAQVLGEAPYKFRSAVEAVKKLREEPKANDQYLPPFVIVDESGNPVGPIKDGDAVVTFNFRADRMTMLAKALEYADFDKFDRVRFPKIHYAGMLQYDGELKLPSQYLVTPPEIERTSGEYLVHNGVRTFACSETVKFGHVTFFWNGNRSGYFNEEMEEYVEIPSDVGITFNVQPKMKALEIAEKARDAILSGKFDQVRVNLPNGDMVGHTGDIEATVVACKSADGAVRM; encoded by the exons ATGGGGAGCGCAGGACAGAACGCATGGAAATTGGCGGATCATCCTAAGCTTCCAAAGGGAAAGACTATCGCTATGGTGGTTTTGGATGGTTGGGGCGAGGCTAACCCCGATCAGTATAACTGTATCCATGTCGCCGATACTCCTACCATGGATTCCTTCAAAACT ACTGCCCCTGAAAAATGGAGATTGATTAAGGCCCATGGTACTGCTGTTGGGCTTCCAAGTGAGGATGACATGGGCAATAGTGAAGTTGGTCACAACGCTCTTGGTGCTGGTCGCATCTTTGCTCAGGG AGCGAAGCTTGTTGATCTTGCTCTTGCCTCTGGAAAAATCTATGACGGAGAGGGatttaattacattaaacaatctTTCGACAATGGCACATTGCATCTCATTGGACTATTGAGCGATGGTGGAGTTCACTCAAGGCTTGATCAGTTGCag TTGTTGCTGAAAGGTGCTGCTGAACGCGGTGCTAAAAGAATCCGTGTTCACTTTCTTACTGATGGCCGTGATGTTTTAGACGGGTCAAGTATTGGCTTTGTGGAGACTCTTGAGAAAGACCTGTCAAATTTACGTGAGAAAGCTGTTGATGCACAAATTGCATCTGGTGGTGGGCGCATGTATGTCACAATGGACCGCTATGAG AATGATTGGAATGTGGTGAAACGAGGATGGGATGCCCAAGTACTTGGTGAAGCCCCATACAAGTTTAGAAGTGCTGTTGAAGCCGTCAAGAAACTGAGAGAAGAACCCAAGGCGAATGACCAGTACTTACCTCCTTTTGTCATTGTTGATGAGAGTGGAAATCCTGTGGGACCAATTAAGGATGGTGATGCTGTTGTCACTTTCAACTTCCGAGCAGATCGCATGACTATGCTTGCTAAGGCTCTTGAATATGCTGATTTTGACAAATTTGATCGGGTTCGATTCCCTAAAATTCATTATGCTGGAATGCTTCAATATGATGGTGAGTTGAAGCTTCCAAGCCAATACCTCGTTACTCCTCCTGAGATAGAAAGGACATCTGGTGAATACTTGGTGCATAATGGTGTTCGCACCTTTGCTTGCAG TGAGACTGTTAAATTTGGCCATGTCACTTTCTTTTGGAATGGAAATCGTTCTGGTTATTTCAATGAAGAAATGGAGGAATATGTGGAGATTCCAAGTGATGTTGGAATTACATTCAATGTCCAACCTAAGATGAAGGCATTAGAGATTGCTGAAAAGGCAAGGGACGCCATCCTTAGTGGCAAATTTGACCAG GTTCGTGTCAATCTACCAAATGGTGACATGGTGGGACATACAGGAGACATCGAGGCCACTGTAGTGGCATGCAAGTCTGCCGATGGTGCTGTTCGG ATGTGA